One region of Cyanobacteria bacterium GSL.Bin1 genomic DNA includes:
- a CDS encoding rubredoxin, translated as MQKYECSVCGYVYDPEQGDPENGIEPGTPFEDLPEDWVCPKCGAEQEQFTAQ; from the coding sequence ATGCAGAAGTATGAATGTTCCGTTTGTGGATATGTCTACGATCCCGAGCAAGGGGACCCTGAAAACGGCATTGAACCAGGAACCCCCTTTGAAGACTTGCCCGAAGATTGGGTTTGTCCAAAGTGTGGCGCGGAACAAGAGCAGTTTACAGCACAATAG